One window of the Micromonas commoda chromosome 11, complete sequence genome contains the following:
- the CBR/ELIP5 gene encoding early light induced protein-like 3, chloroplast precursor (CBR (Carotene biosynthesis-related) or ELIP; ChloroP predicts 28aa cTP. expressed) — protein sequence MSAFTVARNPVAFRSLTTNVSRGRSSVAAKAGPNEIVGETAFWTSKSGQAMRGTAAEYEAAKEAGDTYLASTATGVLPEWAAAAGADSTLKYSLAEAFAFKTPEGANFLASGPELMNGRAAMMGFVAAAGAEIATGQTISQQFAEAPFGVLLTFSMIIAGSLFSYTANMEAPAAGPFTKEKELLNGRAAMVGMGIMLAYETVKGSALL from the exons ATGTCCGCTTTCACTGTCGCCCGCAACCCCGTTGCCTTTCGCTCTCTTACGACCAACGTCTCCCGCGGCCGCTCAAGCG TCGCAGCCAAGGCGGGTCCCAATGAGATCGTCGGCGAGACCGCCTTCTGGACCTCGAAGTCTGGCCAGGCCATGAGGGGAACTGCCGCCGAATACGAAGCCGCTAAGGAAGCTGGCGACACTtacctcgcgtccaccgctaCCGGCGTGCTGCCCGAGTGGGCTGCGGCTGCTGGCGCTGATTCCACCCTCAAGTactccctcgccgaggctttCGCCTTCAAGACCCCCGAGGGCGCCAACTTTCTCGCTTCCGGGCCTGAGCTCATGAAcggtcgcgccgcgatgatgggtttcgtcgccgcggcgggagccgagATCGCAACCGGCCAGACCATCAGCCAGCAGTTTGCCGAGGCCCCGTTCGGCGTTCTCCTCACTTTCTCCATGATCATTGCCGGATCTCTCTTCTCTTACACCGCCAACATGGAGGCCCCTGCGGCTGGTCCGTTCaccaaggagaaggagctcctCAATGGCCGTGCCGCTATGGTTGGAATGGGTATCATGCTCGCGTACGAGACTGTGAAGGGTTCTGCTCTCCTCTAA
- a CDS encoding predicted protein produces the protein MAPTMVRHAVISLFMFAVAGAAAEPGVARARASEPTLVGVRSSHEEYSHEETSTSLASSRVTTAQPLGLVPCDKPPAPPGCFILRTPFPPKYTKYPKGVRGAEACELRSPGLTVTLSGGSSSDPVDIPILYSHFDGVDVMFDVDIRAALVAEGVRAGDSRTLRASASLACPTDTFEDAAEELPANQVLRTGSGTGRLVFPFNFFLLEEMTILADSIETLVEAVDNLEITVEGTDGSEEFLYGEGTDGSSGPHLYELDPSDEDTGGAGDMFGMFSDPEPAQRPEFDLPEFDPPTFPWGEGLTA, from the coding sequence atggcgccgacgatggttCGGCACGCGGTGATCTCGTTGTTTatgttcgccgtcgccggcgccgccgcagaacccggcgtcgcgcgcgcacgagcgtCGGAGCCCACTCTGGTGGGCGTTCGTAGCTCTCACGAGGAATACTCACACGAGGAAACTTCTACCTCGCTCGCCTCGTCTCGCGTGACAACTGCGCAGCCCTTGGGTCTCGTGCCATGCGACAAGCCCCCCGCACCTCCAGGGTGTTTCATCCTCCGCACACCCTTCCCCCCGAAGTACACGAAGTACCCGAAGGGGGTCAGGGGCGCGGAAGCGTGCGAGCTCAGGTCGCCTGGGCTCACAGTCACCCTCAGTGGCGGGTCTTCCTCAGACCCTGTCGACATTCCCATCCTCTACTCGCACTTTGACGGTGTCGACGTAATGTTCGACGTGGACATTCGCGCGGCTCTCGTCGCTGAGGGCGTTCGGGCCGGGGACTCGCGGACGCTCAGGGccagcgcgtcgctcgcgtgccCCACAGATACGTTTGAAGACGCAGCCGAGGAACTGCCCGCCAACCAGGTGTTGCGCACGGGCAGCGGCACGGGAAGGCTCGTCTTTCCATTTAACTTCTTCCTGTTAGAGGAGATGACGATCCTCGCAGACAGTATCGAAACCCTGGTGGAGGCTGTGGATAACCTGGAGATCACGGTGGAAGGTACCGACGGCTCTGAGGAGTTCTTATACGGTGAAGGCACCGACGGCTCCAGCGGCCCGCACCTCTACGAGCtcgacccgagcgacgaggaTACCGGCGGTGCTGGAGACATGTTCGGGATGTTCTCCGACCCTGAACCCGCGCAGAGACCCGAGTTCGACCTTCCCGAGTTCGATCCCCCGACGTTCCCTTGGGGCGAGGGGCTCACCGCATGA
- a CDS encoding mitochondrial carrier family (carnitine/acylcarnitine), whose protein sequence is VAGQIAGMVGLMVVHPIDTVKIRMQARVSAPPVSAVSTVSSLMQREGPMALYRGIGAPMVAYGLINAVAFTTHTEVVRLLRGELGGSGGSPLLKDPYLIGLAGGAAAGFTSSFVRGPAERVKTVQQVAESSCGTGKVPEKYRGTIRTAATLAKEHGLLKGWFTGTGATVAREIPQCAVYFLTYDSIRHACEKAAGPGYETAGIVLAGGSAGVVQWVATYPLDVIKSRMQAFPPGTYNGFLDCAMKSLRAEGPGVFVRGLEMALLRAFPLHASIFLTCETI, encoded by the coding sequence GTTGCTGGCCAGATCGCAGGGATGGTTGGCTTAATGGTGGTGCATCCTATCGACACCGTTAAGATAAGGATGCAAGCCAGAGTGAGCGCGCCTCCGGTCTCAGCTGTGAGCACCGTATCTTCGCTCATGCAGCGCGAAGGGCCGATGGCACTTTACCGCGGAATTGGCGCGCCGATGGTCGCGTACGGTCTCATCAACGCCGTCGCATTCACAACCCACACGGAGGTGGTGCGCCTTCTGAGGGGCGAGCTGGGCGGTAGCGGGGGATCGCCGCTCCTGAAGGACCCGTACCTCATCGGCCTCGCGGGAGGAGCCGCAGCGGGGTTCACGAGCTCGTTCGTGCGAGGCCCCGCGGAGAGGGTGAAGACGGTCCAGCAGGTTGCCGAGTCCAGCTGCGGGACTGGCAAGGTGCCGGAGAAGTACAGGGGGACGATTCGCacagcggcgacgttggCAAAGGAACACGGCCTGCTGAAGGGTTGGTTCACGGGTACGGGCGCGACCGTGGCTCGAGAAATACCTCAGTGCGCGGTGTACTTCCTCACCTACGATTCCATACGGCACGCCTGCGAGAAGGCGGCTGGGCCCGGGTACGAGACGGCTGGCATAGTCCTGGCAGGCGGCAGCGCGGGGGTTGTTCAGTGGGTGGCCACGTACCCTCTGGACGTTATTAAATCGCGGATGCAGGCGTTTCCACCCGGTACTTACAACGGGTTCTTGGACTGCGCGATGAAGAGCTTGCGCGCGGAGGGACCTGGGGTATTCGTGCGGGGCCTTGAGATGGCGCTGTTGAGGGCATTTCCTCTGCACGCATCGATATTTCTGACATGCGAGACGATC
- a CDS encoding predicted protein gives MRKGRSGSPMVGESTRTGRGGIPRSVSPAEAVAKARAKGKSGTPEPTTRGVASRSRTPLSRTKSPGSSDANDPTSPKPTPRTPLTILASSPNVAHTPSSNPNTSFGSDRTLSPGWGLFQGGDDTPGLSDSVVSEQADFLVEQIARGGIADDDLREELRSALKARRENTALRDHIERIKNEEVGMGLEASKRMAELSAEYMSQVDELKKEKEAARERAEAAEEEAKMLAEMMRANGFATPPGAGLLERAMAGANASTATTSTPIAGPAALAFASPVMYDQPLDCLMTPTGDFVFPGSGDSGGVSGLDLAEGAAAAIKSVGETPDAPPASSSFSAKTPSSDAAQGAAMVAMASMDHPTLVKEASQLVAANVRLERERRALVERLESVTREAAAAASSNDAFGITATPAKTDRPVDGVLPGTPGSIVLTPGGSAVDVAALVAFVDAFEVDGAAGSPPPGAPASWEMQGTSLAVDQLTEAIEKVKRAANEAVSLLDPDGDVDTSAASTPGGSTLNRALHRMKQKAGVDPVHLEKRNKAHGLVLEVTQAAALAVMQRDHLAEVLASEREQAKIDAQESLASLRQALKQQRLISSNIVTTPNSTMKSVTIGDAIITPLAAVDTSQELTSAPAGDASELISKLQREIADMRRKIASDAAKAEHERTELQYMSAEHERNASRLTAELEAATKAAEVAQDMAVRRQKQAASLEAKHTRLSMELSATLQKLHEMEREALAEERKLSLSFRLNEHRGGVISDSPLVGTPDSQEQTHMTLVGTPLDLPLIKTATKASPDSASSERSRSRADSPLVFSSLVRKVSATRSAVEAALAVAEEKDAEPAVDTDETAALVEELRTQLEAARAEVSDVHARLIAAEEKADVATMAAAAAEARVKASMKSPSPSPISAIENSPVVQDDVEEGVDEVSDNLGLDGDTYFKDQDDDVSPESQRRNLSDAREAVTAAEAALTWARRGEAAAQAEADAERKLAAAARAEAAASASSLENVRSELVVARATATTAANKLAVAVADAENIRAQLAAAQAAEELLAEKVDKLQEQLVEATAARDETERLVLEECESLRAQLEEKETELCELKTVTAPSDVTMEAEEALRTMAAGPDDQEPAADADLARIKAELDATRAQLADARAETERVNKSMRQWKDQQTAAVARWREEASARTAAAEAAAAAANAKAAAAQAEAATAKAEAETASVIKHGDAHDPSSIASLLAENRELIAEAERHASQYEMLEVETQELRARCEAAEESAADAPQLRAENYDLAVKHRAGLQRLHDELSARRQLEDRVEDYERATARLEATVGELEIALKEAQTMCAAARSASISAASDRAASEAAAALMTPAKGVNGQSFNAESSGGSSSSPAYEGQATVAALAAAEAAKNTLSKAVEAAERAACEAREEAAQARAEAASAKQEAEALRVTAEQRRADLAVLRDECQSLRMKVLDMEEDARLSPSPRKGGMRLMNGDSPFSSMKAYSRLVEDDAKQANDPDATALSISADTPMRSPAMIPAEGGSMQALALTPPASDNVEEEKKAAASVKKLAVSLRSKAETLLAASSGASVAIEGSSSVAGLNQHDHLTHSVSELVQTEAWLDQVIATTDRIRHENQTLKEALTEARKMAEDAFEAAQAVCADAEGANDRCIAAEARATAAESRADELESATVESESALAEARTQLMQVKDDFTKMSAAQFEELRKKNAELAEAQEARRVAEAASVKMASEVAASSPLSLTIRKPASTALAVSPSTAQFGEALRTHTVRLKDDVLRAQAEVAAHKEHAKRMQREIALLQSDVPSARARVLEQQQLRLGSSSDQNKLSVSPAAGTNIPPTPPPVDVEATTAANTAANTQASSRAVYYKSIAKKCYTRMKQQKDAYELQISGLRKQLEFVSNGSVNMTNLSFASTVAGGPSPARGKHGVKFSPDVDDATLLHDL, from the coding sequence ATGCGCAAAGGTCGCTCGGGCTCGCCGATGGTCGGCGAGTCCACTCGCACCGGTCGCGGTGGCATCCCGCGGTCGGTGTCTCCCGCGGAGGCAGtcgcgaaggcgcgcgccAAGGGGAAATCTGGGACCCCCGAGCCAACAACCAGGGGGGTGGCATCGAGATCCCGAACGCCCCTATCGCGGACAAAGTCGCCGGGTtccagcgacgcgaacgacccCACAAGCCCCAAGCCGACACCAAGGACGCCCCTGACCATCCTTGCGTCGTCTCCCAACGTGGCTCACACCCCGTCGTCGAACCCGAACACGTCCTTCGGGAGCGACAGGACTCTCAGTCCCGGATGGGGGCTCTTTCAGGGCGGGGACGACACCCCGGGACTGAGCGACTCGGTCGTTTCCGAGCAGGCTGACTTCCTGGTGGAGCagatcgcgcggggcggcatCGCTGACGATGATCTTCGCGAGGAGCTGCGCAGCGCGCTGAAGGCGAGGAGGGAGAACACGGCGCTAAGGGACCACATCGAGCGCATCAAGAACGAGGAGGTTGGCATGGGCCTCGAGGCGTCCAAGCGCATGGCCGAGCTGTCTGCGGAGTACATGTCGCAGGTGGATGAACTCAAGAAAGAAAAGGAAGCGGCGAGGGAACGAgcagaggcggcggaggaggaggctaaGATGCTCGCGGAGATGATGCGTGCGAACGGCTTCGCGACCCCTCCGGGTGCCGGCTTGCTGGAACGCGCCATGGCGGGTGCAAACGCCTCCACGGCGACCACATCGACGCCCATCGCGGGccccgcggctctcgccttCGCGAGCCCGGTGATGTACGACCAGCCGCTCGACTGCCTCATGACCCCGACGGGTGACTTTGTGTTCCCCGGGAGCGGGGACTCCGGCGGCGTGTCGGGTTTAGACCTCGcagagggcgccgcggctgccatCAAATCCGTCGGCGAgacccccgacgcgcccccggcgtccTCATCCTTTTCGGCGAAGACTCCGTCCAGCGACGCGGCTCAGGGGGCGGCGATGGTGGCCATGGCGAGCATGGACCACCCCACGCTAGTGAAGGAGGCTTCccagctcgtcgccgccaacgtCCGCCTGGAacgtgagcgccgcgcgctcgtggagaGGCTCGAGAGCGTGAcccgcgaagccgccgcggccgcgtcgtcgaacgatGCGTTCGGAATCACCGCAACACCGGCCAAGACGGATAgacccgtcgacggcgtcctccccggcACGCCCGGATCTATTGTGTTGACGCCCGGCGGcagcgccgtggacgtcgccgcgctcgtagctttcgtcgacgcgtttgaggttgacggcgccgccgggtcaCCGCCACCGGGTgccccggcgtcgtgggAGATGCAAGggacgtcgctcgcggtggatCAGCTCaccgaggcgatcgagaaggtgaagcgcgcggcgaacgaggctGTGTCTCTTCTCGATCCTGATGGAGACGTcgacacgagcgcggcgtccaccccggGCGGAAGCACGCTCAACCGCGCGTTGCACCGCATGAAGCAGAAGGCCGGCGTCGATCCCGTGCACCTCGAAAAGCGAAACAAGGCTCACGGTTTGGTGCTGGAGGTGACCCAGGCTGCCGCTCTGGCTGTCATGCAGAGGGATcacctcgcggaggtgctggcctccgagcgcgagcaggcAAAGATTGACGCGCAGGAATCCCTTGCATCGCTGCGCCAGGCCCTGAAGCAGCAGCGACTGATATCCAGCAACATCGTCACCACGCCGAACTCCACCATGAAGTCCGTCACGATCGGTGATGCAATCATCACGccactcgccgccgtcgacacGTCGCAGGAGCTGACCTCGGCACCCGCAGGTGATGCCTCCGAGCTCATCTCCAAGCTCCAGCGTGAGATTGCGGATATGCGCCGCAAAATTGCGAGTGatgccgccaaggctgagcaCGAACGGACGGAACTGCAGTACATGTCCGCGGAGCACGAGCGCAATGCGTCTCGCCTTACCgctgagctcgaggcggcgaccaaggctgcggaggtTGCGCAGGATATGGCAGTTCGCAGACAGAAGCAGGCTGCGAGTCTTGAGGCTAAGCATACCAGGCTGTCCATGGAGCTGTCCGCGACGCTGCAGAAGCTTCACGAGATGGAGAgggaggcgctggcggaggagaggAAACTCTCACTGTCATTCAGGCTGAATGAGCATAGGGGAGGTGTCATCTCCGACTCGCCCCTGGTTGGTACCCCCGATAGCCAGGAGCAGACTCACATGACCCTTGTCGGAACTCCTCTGGATCTCCCGCTCATCAAGACGGCCACAAAGGCCTCACCTGATTCTGCATCCTCAGAGCGGTCTCGGTCCAGGGCTGATTCGCCCCTGGTGTTCTCTTCGCTCGTGCGTAAAgtgtcggcgacgcggtcagCCGTCGAGGCGGCTCTTGCCGTtgcggaggagaaggatgCTGAACCTGCGGTTGACACGGACGAAACCGCGGCGTTGGTCGAAGAACTTCGCACGCAGCTTGAAGCGGCCAGGGCGGAAGTATCCGATGTCCACGCGAgactcatcgccgcggaggagaaggcggatGTCGCCACTatggctgccgcggcggcggaggcgcgggtaAAGGCTTCGATGAAATCCCCATCTCCGTCGCCCATTAGCGCGATTGAGAACAGTCCCGTCGTCCAGGATGACGTGGAAGAGGGGGTCGACGAGGTGAGTGATAACCTCGGCCTGGACGGAGATACCTACTTCAAAGAtcaggacgacgacgtctcaCCCGAGTCGCAGCGCAGAAAcctgagcgacgcgcgcgaggctgtcACCGCTGCCGAGGCAGCGCTGAcgtgggcgcgtcgcggcgaggctgcggcgcaGGCTGAGGCCGATGCCGAGCGTAAGCtcgctgcggcggcgcgcgcagaGGCTGCTGCCTCTGCATCGTCCCTCGAGAATGTTCGCTCCGAGTTGGTCGTGGCCCGTGCGACTGCCACCACCGCAGCGAAcaagctcgccgtcgccgtcgcagaCGCTGAAAATATCCGCGCTCAGCTTGCGGCTGCCCAAGCAGCGGAGGAACTTCTCGCTGAGAAGGTTGATAAACTTCAAGAACAGTTGGTCGAGGCAACTGCAGCGCGAGATGAGACGGAGCGGTTGGTTTTGGAGGAGTGCGAGAGCCTCCGTGCacagctcgaggagaaggaaACGGAGCTATGCGAGTTGAAGACCGTGACTGCGCCGTCTGATGTCacgatggaggcggaggaggcgttaCGAACCATGGCGGCAGGTCCGGACGACCAAgaaccggcggcggatgccgacTTGGCAAGAAtcaaggctgagctcgacgcgacccgcgctCAGCTCGCGGATGCACGCGCGGAAACGGAGAGGGTCAACAAGAGTATGAGGCAGTGGAAGGATCAACAGACAGCGGCAGTGGCAAGGTGGCGAGAGGAGGCTAGTGCCCGCACCGCCGCTGCCGAGGCTGCTGCCGCGGCCGCCAACGCGAAGGCTGCCGCAGCCCAGGCTGAGGCTGCTacggccaaggctgaggctgagaCTGCCTCTGTGATCAAGCATGGGGACGCTCACGATccctcctccatcgcgtcTCTCCTGGCAGAGAATCGGGAACTCATCGCTGAGGCTGAGCGTCACGCGTCGCAGTACGAGATGCTCGAGGTTGAGACCCAAGAGCTCCGCGCGAGatgcgaggcggcggaggagtcCGCGGCTGATGCTCCACAGCTTCGTGCGGAGAACTACGATCTCGCCGTGAAGCACCGTGCCGGTCTGCAGCGCCTGCATGACGAGCTGTCAGCGCGTCGACAACTCGAGGATCGCGTGGAGGACTACGAGCGGGCCACTGCGAGACTCGAGGCGACCGTCGGGGAACTCGAAATCGCGCTGAAGGAGGCTCAAACGATGTGTGCAGCGGCCAGATCGGCTTCAATTTCGGCCGCTTCAGATCGTGCCGCCTCCGAGGCTGCGGCCGCGCTGATGACTCCTGCCAAGGGGGTCAACGGCCAGAGCTTCAACGCCGAGAGCAGCGGTGGCTCATCTTCCTCCCCCGCTTACGAGGGCCAGGCCACCGTCGCTGcacttgccgccgccgaggctgcgaagaATACGCTGTCCAAGGCTGTTGAGGCTGCGGAGCGAGCAGCGTGTGAGGCtcgcgaggaggctgcgcaggCACGGGCAGAGGCTGCCTCTGCAAAGCAAGAGGCTGAGGCGCTCAGGGTGACAGCTGagcagcgacgcgccgacctcgcggtGCTCCGCGACGAGTGTCAGTCCCTGCGAATGAAGGTACTCGATATGGAGGAGGATGCTAGGTTATCCCCATCGCCACGAAAGGGTGGTATGCGTCTGATGAACGGCGACAGCCCGTTCTCCTCGATGAAGGCTTACAGCCgactcgtcgaggacgatgcAAAACAGGCGAATGATCCGGATGCGACTGCGCTCAGCATAAGCGCGGACACGCCGATGAGGTCCCCTGCGATGATTCCCGCTGAAGGTGGCTCGATGCAAGCTCTCGCACTCACCCCTCCCGCTTCGGATAatgtcgaggaggagaagaaggcggctgCGTCTGTGAAGAAGTTGGCCGTGTCTCTCCGCAGCAAGGCTGagacgctcctcgcggcttcGTCTGGAGCCAGCGTCGCGATTGAAGGCTCTTCATCGGTCGCGGGTCTCAACCAGCACGATCACCTGACGCACTCGGTGTCGGAACTCGTGCAGACGGAAGCGTGGTTGGATCAGGTCATCGCCACTACGGACAGGATCCGACACGAGAACCAGACCCTCAAGGAAGCTCTCACAGAGGCGAGGAAGATGGCCGAGGATGCCTTTGAGGCCGCGCAAGCGGTTTGCGCCGATGCTGAAGGAGCGAACGATCGATGCATCGCTGCTGAggcccgcgcgacggcggccgagTCTCGCGCGGATGAGCTCGAGAGCGCGACGGTAGAGTCCGAGTCGGCTCTGGCTGAGGCGCGCACCCAGCTCATGCAGGTGAAGGATGATTTCACCAAAATGTCTGCCGCGCAGTTTGAGGAGCTTCGAAAGAAGAACGCGGAGCTGGCGGAAGCCCAGgaggctcgtcgcgtcgccgaggctgcaTCAGTCAAAATGGCTTCCGAGGTTGCGGCGAGCTCCCCCCTGTCGCTCACCATTCGTAAGCCCGCCTCCACTGCGCTCGCCGTCTCGCCGAGCACGGCTCAATTCGGTGAGGCGCTCAGGACGCACACGGTTCGTCTCAAGGATGACGTCCTTCGGGCCCAGGCTGAGGTTGCGGCGCACAAGGAGCACGCCAAGCGCATGCAGCGCGAAATTGCCTTGCTCCAGAGTGACGTTccatccgcgagggcgagggtaCTCGAGCAGCAACAGCTCAGGCTGGGGTCTTCTTCCGATCAGAATAAGCTGTCCGTCTCACCCGCAGCTGGGACCAACATACCGCCGACTCCTCCTCCCGTTGACGTCGAGGCAACGACAGCAGCGAACACCGCGGCCAACACCCAGGCGTCGAGCAGGGCTGTTTACTACAAGTCAATCGCCAAGAAGTGCTACACACGGATGAAGCAGCAGAAGGACGCCTACGAGCTCCAGATTTCCGGGCTAAGGAAGCAGCTGGAGTTTGTGTCGAATGGATCAGTGAACATGACGAATCTTTCCTTTGCGTCGACAGTCGCCGGGGGACCGAGCCCGGCCCGTGGGAAGCACGGTGTCAAGTTCAGCCCGGACGTGGATGACGCCACCTTGTTGCACGATCTCTGA
- a CDS encoding predicted protein → MAPIVDLDPGLVSKYDLPRSDKQDYLFAKGMAQGMTGYEMAVKLRKQRLFAEVFARLPKGVEATVVEVGLGTFPNASYYFDGEVKSGPSSLDLVGVDPNDAMESYATANLAKARTSGSKLDANLRIVHGVAEALPLPSKSADAVICTLTLCSVVDPERAVAEVRRVLKPGAPFMFIEHVLSEDDPDLAQLQLRFNAMQIAMADGCHLDRKTLDVIEKAGFSSVSAERFSLPGFGLISSQVAGIAVA, encoded by the coding sequence ATGGCTCCGATCGTCGATCTTGACCCCGGGCTCGTTTCGAAGTATGATCTTCCCCGCAGCGACAAGCAGGACTACCTCTTCGCGAAGGGGATGGCGCAAGGTATGACGGGATACGAGATGGCCGTGAAGTTACGTAAGCAGAGGCTCTTCGCGGAGGTTTTCGCGCGATTACCCAAGGGAGTGGAGGCCACTGTGGTGGAGGTTGGACTCGGCACGTTCCCAAACGCGTCCTACTACTTTGACGGCGAGGTCAAGTCGGGTCCGTCGAGTTTAGACTTGGTTGGGGTGGACCCGAATGATGCGATGGAGTCATACGCGACAGCCAACCTGGCCAAGGCGAGGACATCGGGTTCGAAGCTGGATGCCAACCTCAGGATCGTGCATGgcgtggcggaggcgctaCCGCTGCCTTCGaagagcgcggacgcggttaTATGCACTCTGACTCTGTGCAGCGTTGTCGATCCGgagcgggcggtggcggaggttCGACGAGTGCTCAAACCCGGCGCGCCGTTCATGTTCATCGAGCACGTGCTTAGCGAGGACGACCCCGACCTGGCGCAGCTGCAGTTGCGGTTTAATGCCATGCAGATAGCGATGGCAGATGGATGTCATCTGGACAGGAAGACCCTCGACGTCATTGAAAAGGCTGGCTTCTCCTCTGTGAGTGCTGAAAGGTTCTCCTTGCCAGGATTCGGTTTGATCTCGTCGCAGGTGGCGGGTATCGCTGTGGCGTAA
- a CDS encoding predicted protein has product MAIEDMVDIALETGAVDNRDDPPQSGARVEGDGPTHTGDSTPLVSSMQTVGGGMVAFEFSSEGVIGDDMVLDDDRWRWRHTVSYWVCVCYILGSMLFVAGSAFWYKHYVHESRERALVVYPFLLGSILFTLGGYLGMFQAINLGRRGTSKLWEWSPEKDGFLGYWFYFVGALVFNVSCIEPLELFADWPDWLKREMAWGAAEVGSLCFIAGAFVERRRLADGIRRRRAGCTPPTSSGR; this is encoded by the exons ATGGCGATCGAAGACATGGTTGAcatcgcgctcgagacggGTGCGGTCGACAATAGGGACGATCCACCGCAGTCCGGGGCTAGGGTGGAGGGCGATGGACCCACACATACGGGTGACAGCACGCCGCTTGTATCCAGCATGCAGACGGTCGGAGGAGGTATGGTCGCCTTCGAGTTCTCTTCGGAGGGGGTCATCGGGGACGACATGGTGCTAGACGATGACCGCTGGAGGTGGCGGCACACCGTGTCATACTGGGTTTGCGTTTGTTACATCCTCGGTTCGATGTTGTTCGTCGCCGGGAGCGCGTTCTGGTACAAGCACTACGTGCATGAAAGCAGGGAACGAGCGTTGGTGGTGTACCCTTTCCTGCTGGGATCGATACTGTTCACGCTGGGGGGCTACCTGGGCATGTTCCAGGCCATCAACttgggacggcgcgggacgagCAAGCTGTGGGAGTGGTCCCCGGAGAAGGACGGTTTCCTCGGGTACTGGTTTTACTTCGTCGGTGCGTTGGTATTCAACGTGTCCTGCATTGAGCCTCTTGAGCTGTTTGCGGACTGGCCCGACTGGCTGAAGAGAGAGATGGCGtggggggcggcggaggtgggcTCCTTGTGCTTCATCGCGGGGGCATTCGTGGAG cggcgacggctggcCGATGGGatccgacgtcgccgggctgGGTGTACACCACCTACCTCATCGGGTCGGTGA